In Nicotiana tabacum cultivar K326 chromosome 11, ASM71507v2, whole genome shotgun sequence, a single window of DNA contains:
- the LOC142166011 gene encoding secreted RxLR effector protein 161-like, which produces MDETGAPMNQTMYKGIIGSLLYLTSSRPVIVFSVGLCARFQSNPKEFHLKDAKRILRYLKGTQDLVLYYPSGDSFNLIGYVDVDYAGYLVDKKSTSGIAHFLGSCLMSWGTRKQNSVALSTAEAEYIAAASCCA; this is translated from the coding sequence atggatgaaactggAGCTCCTATGAATCAAACCATGTATAAaggcattattgggtctctcCTCTATCTCACTTCCAGTCGACCTGTTATTGTTTTCAGTGTGGGGCtgtgtgcaaggtttcaatcaaatcccaaggaatttCACTTGAAGGATGCCAAAAGAatactgagatatctcaaaggaacacaGGACCTGGTGTTGTATTATCCATCAGGTGATAGTTTTAATCTGATTGGGTATGTTGATGTagactatgcaggttatcttgtggacaaGAAAAGCACTTCTGGAATAGCTCACTTCTTAGGTTCATGTCTTATGTCTTGGGGTACAaggaagcaaaattcagtggctctttcaacagctgaagCTGAATATATAGCTGCAGCATCCTGTTGTGCTTAG